A single Triticum dicoccoides isolate Atlit2015 ecotype Zavitan chromosome 2A, WEW_v2.0, whole genome shotgun sequence DNA region contains:
- the LOC119354781 gene encoding leucine-rich repeat receptor-like serine/threonine-protein kinase BAM1, which yields MRHHHLPLFVLLAALAVREAAGGDADALLDAKAGLDDPTGSLASWSNASTGPCAWSGVFCDARSGAVVGVDLSGRNLSGAVPRALSRLPYLARLNLAANSLSGPIPPSLSRLGLLVHLNLSSNLLSGSFPPLLARLRALRILDLYNNNFTGSLPLDVVGMAHLRHLHLGGNFFSGEIPPEYGGWRRLQYLAVSGNELSGKIPPELGNLTSLRELYIGYYNNYSGGIPAELGNMAELVRLDAANCGLSGEIPPELGNLAKLDTLFLQVNGLTGGIPPVLGRLGSLSSLDLSNNALSGEIPATFAALKNLTLFNLFRNRLRGDIPEFVGDLPGLEVLQLWENNFTGGIPRHLGRNGRFQLLDLSSNRLTGTLPPELCAGGKLETLIALGNSLFGPIPDSLGKCKALTRVRLGENFLNGSIPEGLFELPNLTQVELQDNLLSGSFPAVVSAGGPNLGGISLSNNQLTGALPASIGSFSGLRKLLLDQNAFTGAIPPEIGRLQQLSKADLSGNSFDGGVPPEIGKCRLLTYLDLSQNKLSGDIPPAISGMRILNYLNLSRNQLDGEIPVTIAAMQSLTAVDFSYNNLSGLVPVTGQFSYFNATSFVGNPGLCGPYLGPCRPGGAGTDHDAHTHGGLSSSLKLIIVLVLLAFSIAFAAMAILKARSLKKASEARAWRLTAFQRLEFTCDDVLDSLKEENMIGKGGAGTVYKGTMPDGDHVAVKRLSTMSRGSSHDHGFSAEIQTLGRIRHRYIVRLLGFCSNNETNLLVYEYMPNGSLGELLHGKKGGHLHWDTRYKIAVEAAKGLCYLHHDCSPPILHRDVKSNNILLDSDFEAHVADFGLAKFLQDSGTSECMSAIAGSYGYIAPEYAYTLKVDEKSDVYSFGVVLLELITGNKPVGEFGDGVDIVHWIKMMTDSKREQVIKIMDPRLSTVPVHEVMHVFYVALLCVEEQSVQRPTMREVVQILSELPKPTTKHGEEQLTGSGDGDESGPAGPPETVEPATDEAKEQHQQQQPSSPSSLPPNLISI from the exons ATgcgccaccaccacctccccctcttCGTCCTGCTCGCCGCGCTCGCCGTCagggaggcggccggcggcgatgCGGACGCGCTGCTTGATGCCAAGGCCGGGCTCGATGACCCGACCGGCTCGCTCGCGTCGTGGTCGAACGCCAGCACCGGCCCCTGCGCGTGGTCTGGTGTGTTCTGCGACGCGCGCTCCGGCGCGGTCGTCGGCGTCGACCTCTCCGGACGCAACCTCTCTGGTGCCGTCCCACGCGCCCTCTCCCGGCTACCCTACCTCGCGCGTCTCAACCTCGCCGCCAACTCCCTCTCCGGTCCCATCCCGCCGTCGCTCTCCCGGCTCGGGCTCCTCGTCCACCTCAACCTCTCCAGCAACCTGCTGAGCGGCTCCTTCCCGCCGCTGCTCGCGCGGCTCCGCGCGCTCCGGATTCTTGATTTGTACAACAACAACTTCACCGGCTCGCTCCCGCTCGATGTCGTCGGGATGGCGCACCTCCGGCACCTCCACCTCGGAGGCAACTTCTTCTCCGGGGAGATTCCGCCGGAGTATGGCGGCTGGAGGAGGCTGCAGTATCTCGCCGTCTCCGGCAACGAGCTGTCCGGGAAGATACCCCCGGAATTGGGAAACCTGACGAGCCTCAGAGAGCTCTACATAGGCTACTATAATAACTACTCTGGGGGGATACCGGCAGAGCTGGGGAACATGGCGGAGCTTGTGCGGCTCGACGCGGCCAACTGCGGGCTCTCTGGCGAGATCCCACCGGAGCTCGGGAATCTCGCGAAGCTGGACACGCTGTTCCTGCAGGTAAACGGGCTCACCGGCGGCATCCCGCCGGTGCTGGGTCGACTCGGGAGCCTCAGCTCGCTCGACCTGTCGAACAACGCGCTCTCCGGCGAGATTCCGGCGACCTTCGCGGCCCTCAAGAACCTCACCCTGTTCAACCTCTTCCGAAACAGGCTCAGGGGTGACATCCCCGAGTTCGTCGGCGACCTGCCCGGTCTGGAGGTGTTGCAGTTGTGGGAGAACAACTTCACCGGCGGCATCCCGCGCCACCTTGGCCGCAACGGCCGCTTCCAGCTGCTCGACCTCTCGTCGAACAGGCTCACGGGCACCCTCCCGCCGGAGCTCTGCGCCGGAGGCAAGCTGGAGACGCTCATCGCGCTCGGCAACTCGCTCTTCGGTCCAATCCCGGATTCTCTCGGGAAATGCAAGGCGCTCACCCGCGTTCGCCTCGGCGAGAACTTCTTGAATGGTTCAATCCCCGAAGGTCTATTCGAGCTGCCGAATCTGACCCAGGTGGAGCTCCAGGACAACCTCCTATCGGGCAGCTTCCCGGCTGTGGTGAGCGCGGGCGGGCCGAATCTTGGGGGGATCAGCCTCTCCAACAACCAGCTCACCGGCGCATTGCCGGCATCCATTGGGAGCTTCTCTGGGCTGCGGAAGCTGCTTCTTGATCAGAATGCGTTCACCGGCGCAATACCGCCGGAGATTGGACGGCTACAACAGCTGTCCAAGGCTGACCTCAGCGGCAATTCGTTCGATGGTGGCGTGCCGCCGGAGATTGGGAAATGCCGGTTGCTCACCTACCTTGATCTTAGCCAGAACAAGCTGTCTGGAGATATACCGCCGGCTATTTCCGGCATGCGGATACTGAACTATCTGAACCTGTCCCGGAACCAGCTTGATGGAGAGATACCAGTAACCATTGCTGCGATGCAGAGCCTCACGGCCGTGGACTTCTCATACAACAACCTGTCTGGGCTCGTGCCGGTGACCGGGCAGTTCAGCTACTTCAACGCCACGTCCTTCGTCGGCAACCCAGGCTTGTGTGGACCATACCTCGGGCCATGCCGCCCCGGTGGTGCTGGCACAGACCATGACGCACACACTCATGGTGGACTGTCCAGTAGCCTCAAGCTGATCATTGTCCTCGTCTTGCTTGCCTTCTCCATTGCATTTGCTGCCATGGCAATCTTGAAAGCCCGGTCACTGAAGAAAGCCAGCGAAGCGCGTGCATGGAGGCTCACCGCGTTCCAGCGCCTTGAATTCACCTGCGACGACGTGCTGGATAGCCTCAAGGAGGAGAACATGATTGGCAAAGGTGGAGCCGGGACCGTCTACAAGGGGACGATGCCAGATGGTGACCATGTTGCGGTGAAAAGGCTTTCCACAATGAGCCGTGGCTCGTCGCATGACCATggtttctctgccgagatacaaaCTCTTGGGAGGATTCGGCACCGGTACATTGTGCGGCTGCTTGGCTTCTGCTCCAACAATGAAACTAATCTCCTGGTGTATGAGTATATGCCTAATGGCAGCCTGGGGGAGCTACTCCATGGAAAGAAGGGCGGCCACCTGCACTGGGATACTCGGTACAAGATAGCTGTTGAGGCTGCCAAGGGGCTATGCTATCTTCACCATGATTGCTCACCACCCATCCTGCACCGCGATGTCAAATCAAACAACATTCTCCTTGACTCAGATTTTGAAGCACACGTTGCCGATTTCGGGCTTGCCAAGTTCTTGCAGGACTCTGGCACATCAGAGTGCATGTCAGCCATTGCCGGTTCTTACGGCTATATTGCTCCAG AGTACGCGTATACTCTCAAGGTGGATGAAAAGAGCGATGTTTACAGCTTCGGTGTAGTGCTTCTTGAGCTGATTACGGGAAACAAGCCGGTTGGGGAGTTCGGCGATGGTGTGGACATTGTTCACTGGATCAAGATGATGACGGATTCCAAAAGGGAGCAGGTAATCAAGATCATGGACCCAAGGCTGTCAACAGTGCCCGTGCATGAGGTAATGCACGTCTTCTATGTTGCGTTGCTTTGTGTGGAGGAACAGAGCGTGCAGCGACCCACAATGCGGGAGGTGGTGCAAATCCTCAGTGAGCTACCCAAGCCGACTACGAAGCATGGAGAGGAGCAGCTTACTGGTAGTGGTGATGGTGATGAATCTGGTCCTGCAGGACCTCCTGAAACTGTGGAGCCCGCAACCGATGAAGCAAAGGAGCAGCACCAACAGCAGCAACCGAGCTCGCCATCTTCACTGCCTCccaatctcatcagcatctga